Proteins encoded together in one Riemerella anatipestifer window:
- a CDS encoding inorganic phosphate transporter, whose protein sequence is MNFIGVPITGFLAFNHWKETGIPANELYQDYLASNDIIVPNYMLIIAGIVMGLTVWLSAKAKKVTETEVNLGRQDEGDEKFKPNAISRNIVNSSLVLGNIFSIIIPTSITKRYNKSFEKSKIEEATIVQEPPAFDLVRAATNLVVASILIAWATSMKLPLSTTYVSFMVAMGSSLADKAWGRESAVYRVAGVLSVIGGWFITAFIAFTVSALFAFILYKGGEIGTYILVALTRCAL, encoded by the coding sequence GTGAACTTTATAGGGGTTCCTATCACAGGTTTTTTAGCCTTTAATCATTGGAAAGAAACAGGAATCCCAGCCAACGAGCTTTATCAAGACTATCTAGCCAGTAACGATATTATTGTACCCAATTATATGCTTATTATTGCAGGAATAGTTATGGGACTTACGGTGTGGCTAAGTGCTAAGGCTAAAAAGGTTACAGAAACGGAAGTCAATTTGGGAAGACAAGATGAAGGTGATGAAAAGTTTAAACCCAATGCTATTTCAAGAAATATTGTTAATTCATCTTTAGTTTTAGGTAATATTTTCAGTATCATCATTCCTACTTCTATTACGAAACGCTACAACAAAAGTTTTGAAAAAAGCAAGATAGAAGAAGCCACTATTGTACAAGAGCCACCAGCATTTGATTTGGTGAGAGCTGCTACTAATCTAGTAGTTGCTTCCATACTTATCGCTTGGGCTACCTCTATGAAGCTACCTCTATCCACCACCTATGTATCTTTTATGGTGGCTATGGGGTCTTCTTTGGCGGATAAAGCGTGGGGAAGAGAGTCGGCTGTTTATAGAGTTGCAGGAGTATTATCAGTAATTGGAGGTTGGTTTATCACTGCATTCATTGCCTTTACAGTATCTGCTTTATTCGCTTTTATTCTTTATAAAGGTGGAGAAATAGGTACATATATATTAGTTGCTTTAACCCGTTGTGCATTATGA
- a CDS encoding IS982-like element ISRa1 family transposase produces the protein MNNLEQIYERILEVLGLFSENQLISYQRRTPKMSDLEVISLNITAEYLSIDSELQLFRKLPNSLINKIERSVYNKRKRRLSLQTEQIRQRISMEFNEFEDIFIVDSMPMKVCENARSTRSKICKEQSYSSPTYGYCASQKLYFYGYKLHAVCSLNGVIKNFDISPASVHDIHYLKDIGEQMRNCTLIGDRGYLSAKVQIDLFNYANIKLDTPMRSNQKDYIPQFSLYKKKRKRIETFFSQLCDQFMIKRNNAKTFEGFKTRIISKITAATVIQYINKFIFQRKLNHLKISII, from the coding sequence ATGAACAACTTAGAGCAAATATATGAAAGAATTTTGGAAGTTTTAGGACTTTTTTCAGAAAATCAACTGATTAGTTATCAGAGAAGAACACCTAAAATGAGCGATTTAGAAGTCATAAGTCTTAATATTACTGCTGAATACTTGAGTATTGATAGCGAATTACAGTTATTTAGAAAATTGCCAAACTCTCTGATAAACAAAATTGAAAGAAGTGTTTACAATAAGCGAAAACGAAGACTATCCCTACAAACAGAGCAAATTAGACAGCGTATTTCGATGGAGTTCAATGAGTTTGAAGATATTTTTATCGTTGATAGCATGCCAATGAAAGTTTGTGAAAACGCTCGTTCTACTCGTTCAAAAATTTGTAAAGAGCAATCCTATTCTTCACCAACATATGGTTATTGTGCTTCACAGAAATTATATTTCTATGGCTATAAACTACACGCAGTATGTTCTTTAAATGGTGTGATTAAGAATTTTGATATAAGCCCTGCATCCGTTCACGACATCCACTATTTAAAAGATATTGGTGAGCAAATGCGAAACTGTACTTTAATTGGAGATAGAGGCTATTTATCAGCAAAAGTTCAAATAGATTTATTTAACTATGCTAATATTAAATTAGATACACCAATGAGAAGTAATCAGAAAGATTATATTCCTCAATTTTCATTGTACAAGAAAAAGCGAAAACGAATTGAGACATTTTTCTCTCAACTTTGCGACCAATTTATGATTAAAAGAAACAATGCTAAAACTTTTGAAGGCTTTAAAACAAGGATAATCAGTAAAATAACCGCCGCAACGGTTATTCAATATATCAATAAATTTATCTTCCAAAGAAAATTAAATCATCTAAAAATCAGTATTATTTAA
- a CDS encoding GlmU family protein, with the protein MQIVFSDAQYWGNFLPLTFTRPIAEMRCGILTFSERWQKLLDIQHTAYITEDYLQNKFPKPQAEESLFLVPNFIPTENVLNQIKDLKLGEALVYEDELIAARVNMKDFSLKQIEKMTDITEPLTFFKRPSDLFAFNDKAIDFDFELITKGKTSQPLSETNGFLGDPENLFIEEGASIEYATINCQKGKIYIGKNAEVMEGCNLRGPITLCNNAIFNLGAKIYGATTIGPYCKIGGEVNNIIFFGYSNKGHDGFLGNSVVGEWCNFGADTNSSNLKNNYATVKLWNYQSKKFEDSGLQFCGLIMGDHSKTAINTQLNTGTIVGVAANIFKSGFPPNLVENFSWGGQRGDEKFNLKKAYEVAEKVMQRRNVAFSEDDQNILKWIYENY; encoded by the coding sequence ATGCAAATTGTATTTTCTGATGCCCAATACTGGGGAAATTTCCTCCCACTTACCTTTACTAGACCTATCGCTGAAATGAGGTGCGGCATACTTACCTTTTCTGAAAGATGGCAAAAGCTACTTGACATTCAGCACACCGCTTATATTACAGAAGACTATTTACAAAATAAATTCCCAAAGCCACAGGCCGAAGAGAGTCTTTTTTTAGTTCCTAACTTTATCCCTACAGAAAATGTACTGAACCAAATTAAAGACCTTAAACTTGGTGAGGCTCTCGTTTACGAAGATGAGCTGATAGCAGCAAGAGTAAATATGAAAGATTTCTCTCTAAAGCAAATAGAGAAAATGACGGATATTACAGAACCTCTTACCTTTTTTAAAAGACCGTCTGATTTGTTTGCATTCAACGATAAAGCGATAGATTTTGACTTTGAACTCATCACCAAAGGAAAAACCTCTCAACCTCTTTCTGAAACCAACGGCTTTTTAGGCGACCCAGAAAATCTTTTTATAGAAGAAGGTGCGAGTATAGAATACGCTACCATCAACTGCCAAAAAGGGAAAATATACATTGGAAAAAATGCAGAAGTAATGGAAGGCTGTAATCTAAGAGGCCCTATTACTTTGTGTAATAATGCTATTTTCAACCTCGGTGCTAAAATCTACGGTGCTACTACTATCGGACCTTATTGTAAAATAGGTGGCGAGGTAAACAACATTATTTTCTTTGGATATTCTAATAAAGGACACGATGGTTTCTTAGGCAACTCCGTGGTGGGAGAATGGTGTAATTTTGGAGCGGATACCAACTCCTCTAACTTAAAAAACAACTACGCTACTGTAAAGCTGTGGAACTACCAGTCTAAGAAATTTGAAGATAGCGGACTGCAATTCTGTGGACTGATTATGGGCGACCACTCAAAAACGGCTATCAATACCCAGCTTAACACTGGGACTATTGTGGGCGTGGCGGCTAATATTTTTAAAAGTGGATTCCCACCTAACTTAGTAGAAAACTTTAGCTGGGGCGGACAAAGAGGAGATGAAAAATTTAATCTAAAAAAAGCCTATGAAGTTGCCGAGAAAGTAATGCAAAGACGAAATGTAGCCTTCTCCGAAGACGACCAAAATATCCTTAAATGGATTTACGAAAATTACTAG
- a CDS encoding type B 50S ribosomal protein L31: protein MKKGIHPENYRLVVFKDMSNDEMFLCKSTAETKDTIEYEGQEYPLIKMEISSTSHPFYTGKVKLVDTAGRVDKFMNKYKKFAKN from the coding sequence ATGAAAAAAGGAATCCACCCTGAAAACTATAGATTAGTTGTTTTCAAAGATATGAGTAACGATGAAATGTTTCTTTGCAAATCTACTGCAGAAACTAAGGACACTATCGAGTACGAAGGTCAAGAATATCCACTAATCAAAATGGAAATTTCTTCTACTTCTCACCCATTCTACACTGGTAAAGTAAAATTAGTAGATACTGCTGGTAGAGTAGATAAGTTTATGAACAAGTACAAAAAATTCGCTAAAAACTAA
- a CDS encoding nucleotide pyrophosphohydrolase, giving the protein MAEIQQLQNQVDEWIKTVGVRYFNELTNMAILSEEVGEVARIIARRYGEQSEKETDKTKDLGEELADVLFVTLCLANQTGVDLQSAFDKKMKLKTERDAERHANNEKLKK; this is encoded by the coding sequence ATGGCTGAAATTCAACAATTACAGAATCAAGTAGATGAATGGATAAAGACCGTGGGTGTTCGTTATTTTAATGAATTAACGAATATGGCTATCTTATCCGAAGAGGTGGGCGAAGTGGCAAGGATTATCGCAAGGCGATACGGAGAGCAAAGCGAAAAAGAAACAGATAAAACTAAAGATTTGGGTGAAGAATTGGCAGATGTACTTTTTGTAACACTTTGTTTAGCTAACCAAACGGGAGTAGACTTGCAATCGGCATTTGATAAGAAGATGAAGCTAAAAACCGAACGAGATGCCGAAAGGCATGCCAATAATGAAAAGCTGAAAAAATAG
- a CDS encoding 3-phosphoshikimate 1-carboxyvinyltransferase, translating into MEHLYLKQSELLGNQTISISGSKSESNRLLILQRLLGDLQINNLSNAQDTQLLQKALYSNDEVIDIHHAGTAMRFLTSYFAIQEGRTTILTGSDRMKQRPIAPLVEALKSLGAEITYLEQEGCPPLKIVGKKLYKNEVSISAEVSSQFISSLLLVAGFLEKGLKITLLGNITSRPYLEMTLKMLSDLGIETAFKGQTIEVKPLKKELAIDNKEYTVESDWSSASYFYSLVAIGKKQLALESFKEASMQGDKALVKIYRDFFGVETQFQDGERLALIPIKDFKQLEKINLNMNDCPDIAQTVCVTAAVLGLHFEIEGLATLKVKETDRLVALKNELLKIGLETEITEDSIKSVRFFHVEEISCIKTYHDHRMAMSFAPYALVGDIQIEDPSVVEKSYPYFWDDFKTLSKEI; encoded by the coding sequence ATGGAGCACCTTTATTTAAAACAATCGGAGCTTTTGGGTAACCAAACCATCAGTATATCAGGTTCTAAAAGCGAATCTAACCGACTTTTGATATTGCAAAGATTACTGGGAGATTTGCAGATTAACAACCTTTCTAACGCTCAAGATACTCAGCTTTTACAAAAGGCTTTGTATTCTAATGATGAGGTAATAGATATTCATCACGCGGGGACGGCAATGCGTTTTTTAACTTCTTACTTTGCTATCCAAGAAGGAAGAACTACCATATTGACAGGTTCAGACAGAATGAAACAACGTCCTATTGCTCCACTTGTGGAGGCTTTAAAGAGTTTGGGGGCAGAAATCACTTATCTTGAACAGGAAGGCTGTCCACCATTAAAAATTGTAGGGAAGAAACTATATAAGAATGAAGTTTCTATTTCGGCAGAGGTTTCGTCTCAGTTTATCAGTTCGTTGTTATTGGTAGCTGGTTTTTTAGAAAAAGGGTTGAAAATAACTTTACTTGGAAACATCACTTCTCGTCCTTATTTAGAAATGACTTTAAAGATGCTTTCTGATTTAGGCATTGAAACCGCATTTAAAGGTCAGACTATCGAAGTTAAACCATTAAAAAAAGAACTTGCAATAGACAACAAGGAATATACGGTAGAAAGCGACTGGAGTTCGGCGTCTTATTTTTATTCATTGGTGGCTATTGGGAAGAAGCAGTTGGCTTTAGAAAGTTTTAAGGAAGCATCTATGCAGGGCGATAAGGCTTTAGTAAAGATTTATAGGGACTTTTTTGGAGTAGAAACTCAATTTCAAGATGGAGAACGTTTAGCTTTAATTCCTATAAAAGATTTTAAACAGCTCGAAAAAATCAATTTGAATATGAATGACTGTCCTGATATTGCTCAAACCGTTTGTGTAACGGCAGCGGTATTAGGTCTTCATTTTGAAATTGAAGGTTTAGCTACACTTAAGGTAAAGGAAACGGATAGGCTAGTCGCTCTTAAAAACGAACTTTTAAAGATAGGCTTAGAAACGGAAATCACTGAAGACTCCATCAAAAGTGTGAGGTTTTTCCATGTGGAAGAAATATCTTGTATTAAAACCTATCACGACCATCGTATGGCGATGAGTTTTGCACCGTATGCGTTGGTGGGTGATATACAAATAGAAGACCCAAGTGTAGTAGAAAAATCGTACCCTTATTTTTGGGACGATTTTAAAACATTATCAAAAGAAATATAA
- a CDS encoding SDR family oxidoreductase, producing the protein MTKHKVMVITGTSTGIGFCLAEYFGKKGYAVYGLSRKTVESPYFTSIATDITENAQVKSAINHILSKEKAIDILINNAGMGMVGAVEDASKEDIHKLFNLNLVGAVQMMTAVMPSMREQKEGAIINISSIGSEMGLPFRGFYSASKSALDKVTEAMRYEVSEWSVKVCSLHLGDIKTNIANHRVQSQVSEPYKNTFNKVHQVMNTHVDEGTEPIKVAEYIENLLTKKQWKAHYYFGKLGQKIGVPLKWLLPQNFYEKLMRKYNQMD; encoded by the coding sequence ATGACGAAGCATAAAGTTATGGTAATTACAGGAACTTCTACTGGGATAGGGTTCTGTTTAGCAGAATATTTTGGCAAGAAAGGCTATGCCGTTTACGGGTTGAGTAGAAAAACAGTAGAGAGCCCTTACTTTACTTCCATTGCCACAGACATTACCGAAAACGCACAAGTTAAATCAGCTATAAATCACATCTTATCAAAAGAAAAAGCGATAGATATTCTCATCAACAATGCGGGTATGGGTATGGTAGGAGCGGTAGAAGATGCGTCCAAAGAAGATATACATAAACTCTTTAATCTTAATTTGGTGGGAGCGGTTCAGATGATGACTGCAGTAATGCCAAGTATGAGAGAACAAAAGGAAGGTGCTATCATCAATATTTCTAGTATAGGGAGCGAGATGGGTTTACCTTTTAGAGGATTTTATTCTGCCTCAAAATCTGCATTAGATAAAGTAACGGAAGCGATGAGGTACGAAGTTTCCGAATGGAGTGTCAAAGTGTGTTCTTTGCATTTAGGTGACATCAAGACTAATATTGCCAATCACAGAGTACAATCTCAAGTATCAGAGCCGTATAAAAATACTTTCAATAAGGTTCATCAAGTGATGAACACCCATGTGGACGAGGGTACAGAGCCTATAAAAGTAGCTGAATATATAGAAAATCTTTTGACTAAAAAACAATGGAAAGCCCACTATTATTTTGGCAAGTTGGGGCAGAAGATAGGTGTACCTCTAAAATGGCTACTGCCACAAAACTTCTACGAAAAACTGATGAGAAAGTACAATCAGATGGATTAA
- a CDS encoding 2Fe-2S iron-sulfur cluster-binding protein — MADIQLKITDREGVQHDIVAPTDMSMNLMEVIRAYELAEEGTVGVCGGMAMCASCQVYVLNDVPLPEKGDEEEAMLSEAFDVKDNSRLGCQIHITEEIDGLEVEIAPYS; from the coding sequence ATGGCTGATATTCAACTAAAAATTACTGATAGAGAGGGTGTACAGCACGATATAGTAGCTCCCACGGATATGTCTATGAACCTTATGGAAGTGATAAGAGCTTACGAATTGGCAGAGGAAGGTACTGTAGGCGTGTGTGGCGGAATGGCAATGTGTGCGTCTTGCCAAGTTTATGTTCTTAATGATGTGCCTCTACCTGAAAAAGGTGATGAGGAAGAAGCAATGCTTTCAGAAGCTTTTGATGTTAAGGATAACTCGCGTCTAGGCTGCCAAATCCATATAACGGAAGAGATAGATGGCTTGGAGGTGGAAATAGCTCCGTATTCTTAG
- a CDS encoding NAD(P)/FAD-dependent oxidoreductase encodes MITTDLLIIGAGPTGLFAVFEAGLLKLKCHIIDALPQPGGQLAELYPKKPIFDIPGYPSVNAGELVDNLMEQIKQFQPGFTLAETAVSLEKIDDEWFEVITNKGTVHRAKAVAIAGGLGTFEPRKPLLENLEKYEENGVEYFVKDPEVFRDKKIVIAGGGDSALDWSIFLSNVAKEVTLVHRRNEFRGALDSVEKVQELKNQGKINLVTPAEVVELKGANTLESIVIEREGEKTEIETDYFIPLFGLTPKLGPIADWGLEIEKNSIKVNNALDYQTNREGIYAIGDINTYPGKLKLILCGFHEATLMCQSVYNRLNPGKKYVLKYTTVSGVDGFDGSRKEAEKAVVKKID; translated from the coding sequence ATGATTACTACAGATTTACTCATTATAGGAGCGGGACCTACGGGGCTTTTTGCCGTTTTTGAAGCAGGATTATTAAAACTTAAATGCCACATCATAGACGCTTTGCCACAACCTGGTGGACAATTAGCAGAACTTTATCCTAAGAAACCTATTTTTGATATACCAGGCTATCCATCTGTAAATGCTGGAGAGTTGGTGGATAATTTAATGGAACAGATTAAACAATTTCAACCAGGGTTTACTCTAGCAGAAACTGCCGTAAGTCTAGAAAAAATAGATGATGAATGGTTTGAAGTAATTACTAATAAAGGAACGGTACACCGTGCTAAAGCGGTAGCGATAGCAGGAGGATTAGGTACTTTTGAACCAAGAAAACCTCTTCTCGAAAACTTAGAAAAATATGAGGAAAATGGTGTGGAATATTTTGTAAAAGACCCAGAAGTCTTTAGAGATAAAAAAATTGTAATTGCAGGGGGAGGAGATTCGGCTTTGGATTGGAGTATTTTCTTATCTAATGTGGCTAAAGAAGTTACTTTGGTGCACAGACGAAATGAATTTAGAGGAGCGTTAGATTCTGTAGAAAAAGTACAAGAGCTGAAAAATCAAGGTAAGATTAACCTTGTTACACCTGCAGAAGTGGTAGAGCTTAAAGGTGCTAACACTTTAGAAAGTATTGTGATAGAGCGTGAGGGTGAGAAAACGGAAATAGAAACCGATTATTTTATTCCTCTTTTTGGGCTCACACCAAAGCTCGGTCCTATTGCTGATTGGGGACTAGAAATAGAGAAAAACTCTATAAAAGTAAATAACGCTCTAGACTACCAAACCAATAGAGAAGGAATTTATGCTATTGGTGATATCAATACTTATCCTGGTAAACTAAAACTGATTTTATGTGGCTTCCATGAGGCAACTTTAATGTGCCAAAGCGTTTACAACAGGCTTAATCCTGGTAAGAAATATGTACTAAAATACACTACTGTGAGTGGTGTTGATGGGTTTGATGGGAGTAGAAAAGAGGCAGAGAAAGCTGTTGTTAAAAAAATAGACTAA
- a CDS encoding DUF3108 domain-containing protein → MKKILYLMTLVISASLWSQITNIKSGETLTYRIHYGILNAGYATLNIKETTYKGEPHYYVKGTGKTTGAVRAFFKVEDLYESYINISTALPSFYVRNVQEGSYKQHLETVFNHSNQTLILTDKKTPSNGSKTLKSVKGIQDMLSAFYYLRSRDNSTLKVGTSIKMNVWIDDEMFPFQLRVTGVETKRTKFGKVECLKIIPSVMSGRVFKDQEGVTMWVTNDANHIPVELKAELAVGSLKASLDDYKNVKYNINFK, encoded by the coding sequence ATGAAAAAGATATTATATTTAATGACTCTTGTAATTTCGGCAAGTTTGTGGTCGCAAATTACTAATATTAAGTCTGGAGAAACTTTGACTTATAGAATTCATTATGGAATATTAAACGCAGGTTATGCTACACTTAATATTAAGGAGACAACCTATAAAGGTGAACCTCATTATTATGTAAAAGGAACAGGTAAAACCACGGGAGCAGTAAGGGCTTTCTTCAAGGTGGAAGACCTTTATGAAAGCTATATCAATATCAGCACTGCATTACCTAGTTTCTATGTACGAAATGTGCAAGAGGGTAGTTATAAACAGCATTTAGAAACGGTTTTTAATCATTCCAACCAAACCCTTATTTTAACCGACAAGAAAACGCCATCTAATGGTTCTAAAACTCTAAAATCTGTCAAGGGCATACAAGATATGCTATCTGCTTTCTATTATTTGAGAAGTAGAGATAATTCTACATTAAAAGTGGGAACGAGCATAAAAATGAATGTATGGATTGATGACGAGATGTTTCCTTTCCAGTTGAGAGTTACGGGTGTAGAAACCAAAAGAACTAAATTTGGAAAGGTAGAGTGTCTTAAAATCATCCCTTCTGTAATGAGTGGACGAGTATTTAAAGACCAAGAAGGCGTAACGATGTGGGTAACCAACGATGCCAACCATATCCCTGTAGAACTAAAAGCAGAACTTGCAGTAGGCTCTTTAAAGGCAAGTCTAGACGACTACAAAAACGTAAAGTATAATATCAATTTTAAATAA
- a CDS encoding DUF2480 family protein translates to MSEIKNKVAESGLVNFDLSSLVPKGKRLGIDLKPFLFQELVLKEKDFREKVKGLELDSYKDAYVYIYNSAEAIVPLWAYFLIASQLSGVAKKVIYGDKDELELLIMHQALNDYDFSNLKDKRVLVKGCTDENIPENAYIELVEKLKPIVKSLMFGEACSNVPIFKN, encoded by the coding sequence ATGTCAGAGATTAAAAATAAAGTCGCAGAAAGCGGATTAGTTAATTTTGATTTATCTTCTTTAGTCCCTAAAGGTAAAAGGTTAGGGATAGATTTGAAACCATTTTTATTCCAAGAGTTGGTTCTCAAAGAAAAAGATTTCAGAGAAAAAGTGAAGGGGCTAGAGTTAGACTCATATAAAGATGCTTATGTTTACATCTATAACTCTGCGGAAGCCATTGTCCCTTTGTGGGCTTATTTTTTGATTGCATCTCAATTATCTGGAGTTGCTAAGAAGGTAATTTATGGTGATAAAGATGAGTTAGAGCTACTCATTATGCATCAAGCTCTAAATGATTATGATTTTTCTAATCTAAAAGATAAAAGAGTTTTAGTAAAAGGTTGTACAGATGAAAATATTCCAGAAAATGCTTATATTGAGTTAGTTGAAAAATTAAAGCCAATTGTTAAATCTTTGATGTTCGGGGAAGCATGCAGTAATGTACCTATATTTAAAAATTAG
- a CDS encoding DUF937 domain-containing protein — protein MSLLDLITGNPGTQVAEKAESKFGISKSQIMALLVVATPLVISYLRNKSKDEKEAEALNNALERDHDGSILDDVSQVENRQEEGNSILSHIFGDKKSTVENQLSQNTGISMDKIGPLMAMLAPVIMGYIGKQKRENNVTSGGGLSDLLGGILGQGSQEAQQGGGGNPLTDLLGSVLGSGQSQQGGGNPLNDILGSVLGGGDNKQQSGGLGGLLGGLFGGSK, from the coding sequence ATGAGTTTATTAGACCTTATCACAGGAAACCCAGGAACACAAGTAGCAGAAAAAGCAGAATCAAAGTTTGGAATTAGCAAGAGTCAAATTATGGCTTTATTGGTAGTGGCAACACCACTGGTAATTTCTTACCTTAGAAATAAATCTAAAGATGAAAAAGAAGCTGAGGCTCTTAATAATGCTTTAGAAAGAGACCACGACGGTAGCATCTTAGATGATGTAAGCCAGGTAGAAAATAGACAAGAGGAAGGTAATAGCATTCTAAGTCATATTTTCGGAGACAAAAAATCAACTGTGGAGAATCAGCTTTCTCAAAATACAGGGATTTCTATGGATAAAATAGGTCCTTTGATGGCGATGTTAGCTCCTGTTATTATGGGATATATAGGAAAACAAAAGAGAGAAAATAATGTAACTTCAGGAGGAGGACTTTCGGATTTGCTAGGAGGTATTTTAGGACAAGGTTCTCAGGAGGCACAACAAGGTGGTGGAGGTAATCCTCTTACGGATTTACTAGGAAGTGTTCTAGGTAGTGGACAATCACAACAAGGAGGCGGTAATCCGCTGAATGATATTTTAGGAAGTGTCTTAGGTGGAGGAGACAACAAACAACAAAGTGGAGGACTAGGCGGTCTATTAGGTGGATTGTTTGGTGGCAGTAAGTAA
- a CDS encoding deoxyhypusine synthase family protein gives MSKPITEFIEKYYLHFNAAALVDASKGYVAHLKDGGKMMITLAGAMSTAEMGKILAEMIRQDKVQIISCTGANLEEDLMNLVAHSHYERVPNYRDLTPQQEWDLLERGLNRVTDTCIPEEEAFRRLQKHIVEIWKDAEAKGERYFPHEYMYKMLLSGVLEQYYEIPKENSWMLAAVEKNLPIVVPGWEDSTMGNIFASYCIKGELKPSTMKSGIEYMTYLADWYTKNCGGKGVGFFQIGGGIAGDFPICVVPMLYQDMEMHDIPFWSYFCQISDSTTSYGSYSGAVPNEKITWGKLDIDTPKFIVESDATICAPLMFQYVLENS, from the coding sequence ATGAGTAAACCGATTACTGAATTTATAGAAAAATACTATTTACACTTTAATGCTGCTGCACTAGTAGACGCTTCTAAAGGCTATGTAGCACACCTAAAAGATGGTGGTAAAATGATGATTACCTTAGCGGGGGCAATGTCCACCGCAGAGATGGGTAAGATTCTAGCAGAAATGATAAGACAAGATAAAGTTCAAATCATTTCTTGTACAGGAGCTAATTTAGAGGAAGATTTGATGAATCTGGTAGCTCATTCTCATTACGAGAGAGTACCTAATTATAGAGATTTAACACCTCAGCAAGAGTGGGATTTATTAGAGAGAGGTCTTAACCGTGTAACGGATACTTGTATTCCAGAAGAGGAGGCTTTTAGAAGACTTCAAAAACACATTGTAGAAATTTGGAAAGATGCAGAGGCTAAAGGAGAAAGATATTTCCCTCACGAGTATATGTATAAAATGCTACTATCTGGTGTGCTTGAGCAGTATTATGAAATCCCTAAAGAAAACTCATGGATGTTAGCGGCTGTGGAGAAAAATCTACCTATCGTTGTACCAGGTTGGGAAGATTCTACAATGGGGAACATCTTTGCTAGCTACTGTATCAAAGGAGAATTAAAACCTTCTACAATGAAGTCAGGGATAGAGTATATGACTTATCTAGCCGATTGGTACACTAAGAATTGCGGTGGTAAGGGAGTTGGTTTCTTCCAAATTGGAGGAGGTATTGCGGGAGATTTCCCTATCTGTGTGGTACCAATGCTTTATCAAGATATGGAAATGCACGATATTCCGTTTTGGTCTTATTTCTGCCAAATATCAGATTCAACCACTTCTTATGGTTCATATTCTGGGGCAGTGCCAAATGAAAAAATCACTTGGGGTAAATTAGATATAGACACACCTAAATTTATTGTAGAGAGTGATGCTACGATTTGTGCACCTCTAATGTTCCAATATGTGTTAGAAAATTCGTAG